One window of the Wolbachia endosymbiont of Ctenocephalides felis wCfeJ genome contains the following:
- a CDS encoding 50S ribosomal protein L11: protein MSVVIAKINLLMEAGKAVPGPKIASVLGPRGIPVPKFCEAFNKVTSTASANYKVGDLVTVRISIKDDRSHDFTVSGPPVAYLLKQEAKLSKGSNNPGKELVAKLPMSAIIKTAKYKMVDMKVDNEDSAIKMVIGTAKSMGIEVIEG from the coding sequence ATGAGTGTTGTAATTGCTAAGATTAACCTGTTAATGGAAGCGGGGAAAGCAGTGCCTGGGCCAAAGATTGCTTCAGTTCTTGGTCCACGTGGCATACCAGTTCCTAAGTTTTGCGAGGCCTTTAATAAAGTAACTAGCACAGCTAGTGCAAATTATAAAGTGGGAGATTTAGTAACAGTGCGAATCTCTATAAAGGATGATCGCTCTCATGATTTCACTGTCAGCGGCCCACCTGTTGCTTATTTGCTCAAGCAGGAAGCTAAATTGAGTAAAGGTTCTAATAATCCAGGTAAAGAATTAGTGGCTAAATTGCCTATGTCTGCTATAATTAAAACAGCAAAATATAAAATGGTTGACATGAAAGTGGATAATGAGGATTCAGCAATAAAGATGGTTATAGGCACTGCTAAATCTATGGGTATAGAAGTTATAGAAGGTTAG
- the rplA gene encoding 50S ribosomal protein L1, with protein sequence MSTHYDNPKQCLEKIVESASAKFNESIDIAVNLGIDSRKSEEQVRGTVVLPKGVGKDIKVAVFAQGKHLSEAEKAGADIIGGEDLVEEIKKGKKLDIDWCITTPDFMAKITPIAKVLGAKGLMPNPKFGTVTPNVEEAIRTIKSGKVKFRTDKNGIIHGKLGNIKFSVDDLLENLKAFLKVIKNNKPVSVKGVYFKSIFLNSTMGKAYKISKVEDIV encoded by the coding sequence ATGAGTACGCATTACGATAATCCCAAACAATGTTTAGAAAAGATTGTTGAGTCTGCTTCAGCAAAATTTAACGAGTCAATTGATATCGCAGTTAATTTAGGTATAGACTCGCGTAAGTCTGAAGAGCAGGTACGTGGTACAGTAGTTTTACCTAAGGGTGTTGGAAAAGATATTAAAGTAGCTGTTTTTGCTCAGGGCAAACATCTATCAGAAGCTGAAAAAGCTGGTGCTGATATTATAGGAGGAGAGGATTTAGTTGAAGAGATAAAGAAGGGTAAAAAGCTAGATATTGATTGGTGTATTACCACTCCTGATTTCATGGCAAAAATCACTCCTATTGCGAAAGTATTGGGTGCTAAAGGATTGATGCCTAACCCTAAATTTGGTACTGTAACTCCTAATGTCGAAGAAGCTATTAGAACAATTAAGTCTGGTAAAGTAAAATTTAGGACAGATAAAAATGGTATCATTCACGGTAAATTAGGAAATATCAAGTTTAGCGTTGATGATTTACTAGAAAATTTGAAAGCTTTTCTTAAAGTCATTAAAAATAATAAACCTGTTTCTGTGAAGGGAGTATACTTTAAGAGTATCTTTTTAAATTCAACTATGGGTAAAGCTTATAAAATAAGCAAAGTGGAAGATATAGTTTAG
- the rplJ gene encoding 50S ribosomal protein L10, translated as MKRENKDEFIQSIINVFVSNDFLILVNFKSINANDSFALRNGLKSVAGGMLVVKNTLARLALERTGKFSYLSDKFSGPVAIVYSSGIVEAAKLIVDFTDANKEKMSVICAAHSNQLLTVEDVNKLAKLPSLDELHIKIMRLISYNIPARLALSINSPSMRLIRGLDYYSSKK; from the coding sequence GTGAAGCGCGAAAATAAGGATGAGTTTATACAGAGCATAATAAATGTGTTCGTAAGTAATGATTTCTTAATATTGGTGAATTTTAAATCTATAAATGCTAACGATTCATTCGCTCTGAGGAATGGACTAAAGTCTGTAGCAGGTGGGATGTTGGTAGTTAAAAATACTCTAGCCCGTTTGGCTTTGGAAAGAACTGGTAAGTTTTCTTATCTGTCAGACAAGTTTTCTGGTCCAGTTGCTATTGTATACTCCAGTGGTATAGTGGAGGCTGCGAAACTGATAGTTGATTTCACTGATGCTAATAAAGAGAAGATGTCTGTAATTTGCGCAGCTCACTCAAATCAATTGCTTACAGTGGAAGATGTTAACAAATTAGCTAAGTTGCCTTCTCTGGATGAGCTGCATATTAAAATTATGCGTTTAATATCTTATAATATTCCTGCGCGATTAGCGTTATCTATTAACTCACCTTCCATGAGGCTTATTAGAGGATTGGATTATTATAGTTCTAAAAAATAA
- a CDS encoding DNA-directed RNA polymerase subunit beta/beta': protein MVGSSCMHVSSTFLPRVSYSRSIDLKDSLLDLVKVQKESYKSFIPGGHGNERLEAIFHSVFPVDDPLHRAIIEFISCRIDNPKYDESECIKRGITFSARVVAFIRLVVMQDGISLDEYKLIKESGDHSKLTTVIKFIEEQEVHFCELPMMTDKGTFIINGVEKVIVSQMHRSPGVFFDSDKGKTYNSGKLIYSARVIPYRGSWLDIEFDVRDLLYFRIDRKRKLPISVLLKALGLSNNDILDKFYEKIKYVKYRNSWKVPFMPDRFKGVRLPFDLTDVEGNVLLKANVRITSRLAKKLYEDGLKEYLVPFDSICGLFLAEDLIDSVSSTKILSAGEPIKVEDVKKLELLSIDEISALNIDNLSVGPYILNTLFLDENMSYQDALYEIYRVLRPGEVPVLEIVEEFFHNLFFNSEYYDLSNIGRLKLNSYLGLNYDEGLTVLTHEDIIEIIRKIVLLRDGQGSVDDIDHLGNRRVRSVGEFIENQFRAGLVKLERVIIDSMSTSSLDKVSPSDFVNPKVLTNVLRDFFNSSQLSQFMDQTNPLSEITHKRRLSALGPGGLTRDRAGFEVRDVHPTHYGRICPIETPEGQNIGLINSLAIYARVNKYGFIESPYRKVVNRVVTDQIEYLSAIDEGSYYIADTSVKLDENNRFVDDMLYCRYAGSFVMVSSDQVSYIDVSPKQVISVAASLIPFLENDDANRALMGSNMQRQAVPLLKPTAPLVATGMESFVASGSGAVVLAKRDGIVDSSDSNSIVIRTFDEKRVNYLGVDIYHLKKFQRSNHNTCINQRPLVRVGDYVKEGDVIADGPAINSGELALGKNLLVAFMSWQGYNFEDSIIISSKVVERDLFTSIHIEEFECVVHDTPLGSEKITRAIPSVNEENLYHLDDSGIVKIGTRVGPGYILVGKVTPKPSLSLPPETKLLMTIFGEKSFDCADSSLYTPPDVEGTVVDVRVFTRRGVEESERALLIKQKEMEDLEKERDYIINVTSEYFYDELKKLLVHSCSQGQTKFDAVEREQWWGMGLKDRSISEQVRSLKKDFDEKISNTVTQFKQKVEKLDEGYDLPQGVSMSVKVFIAVKHSLQPGDKMAGRHGNKGVISRVVPVEDMPYLEDGTPVDIILNPLGVPSRMNVGQILETHVGWACKKLGEKVGSILDEINKIKSTFCKEIRSLDCDNFAKFAAVYLDNRKAEEVSDDEIVASIFNISNQKALNAELNVLVGNYLNSCKSAYNNLRSFLIEVYSCGSNVSICNNIREIDYSNLIEFANKLRDGVPVAAPVFEGPKDEKITKLFELADLDNSGQTVLYDGCTGEKFDRKVTVGYMYMLKLHHLVDDKIHARSVGPYSLVTQQPLGGKSHFGGQRFGEMECWALQAYGAAYTLQEMLTVKSDDINGRIKIYESIIKGDSNFECGTPESFNVMIKELRSLCLNVALKQNDVVIEDISHTNIAQSFDKISISVASPESIKSMSYGEIKDVSTANYRTFKVEKGGLFCPKVFGPVNDDECLCGKYKKRRHRGRICEKCGVEVTSSKVRRERMGHIELASPVAHIWFLKSLPSRIGALLDMSLRDIENILYSDNYVVIDPLVSSFEKGEIISEKAYNEAKDTYGADSFVAMQGVEAIRELLTRLDLHEIRKNLRQELESVASEIRRKKIIKRLRIIENFIKSGNKPEWMILTTIPILPPDLRPLVSLESGRPAVSDLNHHYRTIINRNNRLRKLLSLNPPEIMIRNEKRMLQEAVDSLFDNSRRNALANKTGAVGYKKSISDMLKGKQGRFRQNLLGKRVDYSGRSVIVVGPTLKLNQCGLPKRMALELFKPFVYSKLKMYGMAPTIKFASKLIRAEKPEVWDMLEEVIKEHPVLLNRAPTLHRLGIQAFEPILIEGKAIQLHPLVCTAFNADFDGDQMAVHVPISLEAQLEARVLMMSTNNVLSPSNGRPIIVPSKDIILGIYYLTLQDQIDKEDNLPLLGTFGEVEHSLSDGTLHIHSSIRYRMKYSDDGETRYKTVCTTPGRLMLWQIFPKHENLSFDFVNQVLTVKEVTNVVDLVYRNCGQSATVEFCDKLMVLGFEYATFSGTSFSRCDLVIPETKATHVDHARGEIKKFSMQYQDGLITRSERYNKVIDEWSKCTDMIANDMLKAISVYTKNSKYNSVYMMVNSGARGSTSQMKQLAGMRGLMTKPSGEIIETPIISNFREGLNVFEYFNSTHGARKGLADIALKTANSGYLTRRLVDVSQNCIVTKHDCNTKNGLVVRATVEGGTIVASLESVVLGRTAANDIYNPVTKVLLVKAGELIDESKVKQINIAGLDAVKIRSPLTCEISPGVCALCYGRDLATGRVVSIGEAVGVVAAQSVGEPGTQLTMRTFHIGGVMTRGVESSNVIASINAKIKLNNSNIIIDKNGDKIVISRSCEVVLIDSLGSEKLRHSIPYGAKLYVDEGQSVKIGDKVAEWDPYTLPIITEKTGTVSYQDLKDGVSIAEVMDESTGISSKVVKDWKLHSGGANLRPRIVLLDDKGEVMTLASGVEACYFIPIGAVLNVQDGQKVHAGDIITRTPRESVKTRDITGGLPRVIELFEARRPREHAIVSEVDGYVSFSEKDRRGKRSILVKPIAGEVSPVEYLVPRSKHVIVNEGDFVRKGDLLMDGDPDLHDILRVLGLEALAHYMISEIQQVYRLQGVRIDNKHLEVILKQMLQKVEITDPGDTMYLVGENIDRLEVDKENDAMNNSGKRPAKYLSILQGITRASLETNSFISAASFQETTKVLTEAAFCGKEDSLSGLKENVIVGRLIPAGTGLIMSKVRALSLCNNIDKYEEYFDIETYDEKLLRDNSCHLHSGERESVVVSHYDQPS, encoded by the coding sequence ATGGTTGGTTCTTCTTGTATGCACGTTTCTAGTACTTTTCTTCCTAGGGTTTCTTATTCTAGGTCGATTGATTTAAAAGATTCTTTATTAGATCTAGTCAAGGTTCAAAAAGAGTCATATAAGTCATTTATTCCTGGAGGTCATGGTAATGAAAGACTTGAAGCTATTTTCCATTCGGTCTTTCCAGTAGATGATCCTCTGCATAGAGCCATTATTGAGTTTATAAGCTGTAGAATAGACAATCCTAAATATGATGAGTCTGAATGCATAAAACGTGGTATAACTTTTTCTGCTCGAGTTGTTGCTTTTATACGTCTTGTTGTTATGCAGGACGGTATTTCTCTCGATGAATATAAATTGATCAAAGAGAGTGGAGATCATTCTAAGCTTACAACTGTTATAAAATTCATAGAGGAACAGGAAGTCCACTTTTGTGAATTGCCGATGATGACTGATAAAGGTACTTTTATAATTAATGGTGTGGAAAAAGTTATCGTTTCACAAATGCATAGATCTCCTGGTGTGTTTTTCGACAGCGATAAGGGAAAAACTTACAACTCTGGTAAACTAATTTATTCTGCTAGAGTTATTCCTTATAGAGGATCTTGGCTTGATATTGAGTTTGATGTTAGAGACCTCTTGTATTTTCGTATTGACAGAAAAAGGAAACTACCAATCTCAGTTTTGTTAAAGGCATTAGGCCTGTCAAACAATGATATACTTGATAAGTTTTATGAAAAGATAAAGTATGTAAAATATAGAAATAGTTGGAAAGTACCTTTCATGCCTGACAGGTTTAAGGGAGTCAGGTTACCTTTTGATTTAACGGATGTTGAAGGCAATGTGTTACTTAAGGCTAATGTGCGTATTACCTCAAGGTTAGCTAAAAAGCTATACGAAGATGGCTTAAAAGAGTATCTAGTACCTTTTGATTCTATATGTGGTTTATTTCTTGCAGAAGATTTAATAGATAGTGTTAGTTCTACGAAAATTTTGTCTGCTGGTGAGCCTATAAAGGTGGAAGACGTAAAAAAGCTTGAGTTATTATCTATAGATGAGATATCAGCATTAAATATCGATAACCTATCTGTTGGGCCTTATATATTAAATACACTTTTTTTAGATGAAAACATGTCTTACCAGGATGCACTATATGAAATATATAGAGTCTTGCGTCCTGGTGAAGTTCCTGTTTTAGAGATAGTAGAGGAGTTTTTTCATAATCTTTTCTTTAACTCCGAGTATTATGACTTATCTAATATTGGTAGATTGAAGCTTAATTCATACCTTGGGTTAAACTACGATGAGGGTTTAACTGTTTTAACACATGAAGATATTATTGAAATTATAAGAAAAATAGTACTGTTACGTGACGGTCAAGGGTCTGTAGATGACATTGATCACTTAGGAAATAGAAGGGTGAGATCAGTTGGGGAGTTTATAGAAAATCAGTTTAGAGCTGGGTTAGTAAAATTGGAGCGTGTAATAATTGATTCCATGTCTACTTCTAGTTTAGACAAAGTTTCTCCATCTGATTTTGTTAATCCAAAAGTGTTAACTAATGTTTTGAGAGATTTTTTTAATTCTTCTCAGTTATCCCAGTTTATGGATCAGACTAATCCATTATCTGAGATAACACACAAAAGAAGGCTATCAGCCCTGGGTCCTGGAGGTTTAACAAGGGATCGTGCAGGGTTTGAAGTGCGTGATGTTCATCCAACTCATTATGGGCGAATTTGCCCAATTGAAACTCCTGAAGGGCAAAATATAGGGCTAATCAACAGTTTAGCTATATATGCACGTGTTAATAAATATGGTTTTATCGAAAGTCCTTATAGAAAAGTAGTTAACAGGGTCGTGACTGATCAAATTGAGTACCTATCTGCAATCGATGAGGGTTCATATTATATAGCTGATACCAGCGTCAAGCTTGATGAAAATAATCGTTTTGTCGATGACATGCTATATTGTAGATATGCTGGTAGTTTTGTCATGGTAAGCAGTGATCAAGTAAGTTACATTGACGTATCTCCTAAACAGGTAATATCAGTTGCAGCCTCCTTAATTCCATTTTTGGAAAATGATGATGCTAATAGAGCGTTAATGGGTTCAAACATGCAACGTCAGGCTGTACCTTTATTGAAACCTACTGCTCCTTTGGTTGCCACTGGCATGGAGTCTTTTGTGGCTTCTGGTTCTGGTGCTGTAGTTTTAGCAAAACGCGATGGCATAGTTGATAGTTCTGATAGTAATTCTATAGTTATACGTACTTTTGATGAAAAAAGGGTTAACTACCTGGGTGTAGACATTTATCATTTAAAAAAATTTCAACGTTCCAACCATAATACTTGCATTAACCAAAGACCATTAGTACGCGTAGGTGACTATGTTAAAGAGGGTGATGTAATAGCTGATGGTCCTGCTATCAATAGTGGTGAACTAGCACTTGGTAAAAATTTGTTGGTCGCTTTTATGTCTTGGCAGGGTTATAATTTTGAAGACTCTATTATTATTTCCAGTAAAGTTGTTGAAAGAGATCTATTTACTTCTATACATATAGAAGAATTTGAGTGTGTTGTACATGATACTCCCTTAGGATCAGAAAAAATAACTCGTGCTATACCTAGTGTTAATGAAGAAAATTTATATCATTTGGATGATAGTGGTATAGTAAAAATTGGTACAAGAGTAGGTCCAGGGTATATTCTTGTAGGTAAAGTTACACCTAAACCTTCTCTTTCCTTACCTCCTGAAACAAAATTGTTGATGACAATTTTTGGTGAAAAGTCATTTGATTGTGCAGATTCTTCTTTGTATACACCACCGGATGTTGAAGGAACAGTGGTTGATGTACGGGTCTTTACGCGTAGAGGGGTTGAGGAAAGCGAGAGGGCATTGCTTATTAAGCAGAAAGAAATGGAGGATTTAGAAAAAGAGCGAGATTATATAATCAATGTTACTAGTGAGTATTTTTATGATGAACTAAAAAAGCTTCTTGTTCATTCTTGCTCTCAAGGCCAGACCAAATTTGATGCTGTTGAGCGTGAGCAATGGTGGGGCATGGGATTAAAAGACCGCTCTATCTCTGAGCAAGTTAGGAGTCTAAAAAAAGATTTTGATGAAAAAATATCAAACACAGTAACACAATTTAAGCAAAAAGTAGAAAAACTAGATGAAGGTTATGATCTACCTCAAGGTGTGTCAATGTCAGTAAAAGTTTTCATTGCCGTAAAGCATAGTCTGCAGCCGGGGGATAAGATGGCTGGTAGACATGGAAACAAAGGAGTTATTTCCCGGGTTGTGCCAGTGGAAGATATGCCTTATTTGGAAGATGGTACTCCTGTTGACATAATCCTTAATCCTCTTGGTGTTCCGTCAAGGATGAATGTAGGACAAATACTAGAAACTCACGTAGGTTGGGCTTGCAAAAAGCTAGGAGAAAAAGTGGGTAGCATTCTTGATGAAATCAATAAAATTAAAAGTACTTTCTGTAAGGAAATTAGATCTCTGGACTGTGACAACTTTGCAAAATTCGCAGCAGTATATCTTGATAATAGAAAAGCTGAAGAAGTTAGTGATGATGAGATAGTGGCTTCTATTTTTAATATATCTAATCAGAAAGCACTAAATGCTGAGCTAAATGTGTTAGTGGGAAATTATTTAAACTCTTGTAAAAGTGCATATAATAATTTACGTAGCTTCCTTATTGAAGTTTATAGTTGTGGTAGTAACGTATCCATTTGCAATAACATCCGTGAAATTGATTATAGTAATTTGATTGAGTTTGCAAATAAGCTACGTGATGGTGTTCCTGTGGCTGCACCTGTATTTGAAGGTCCAAAAGATGAAAAAATAACAAAATTATTCGAGCTCGCTGATTTGGATAATTCTGGACAAACCGTATTGTATGATGGTTGTACTGGTGAAAAATTTGACCGTAAGGTTACGGTTGGTTATATGTACATGCTTAAGTTGCATCACCTAGTTGATGATAAAATTCACGCACGTTCAGTAGGGCCTTATAGTTTGGTTACTCAGCAGCCTCTTGGAGGAAAATCCCATTTTGGTGGTCAACGTTTTGGTGAAATGGAATGCTGGGCATTGCAAGCCTATGGTGCTGCTTATACCTTACAAGAAATGTTAACTGTGAAGTCTGACGATATTAATGGTAGGATTAAGATTTATGAGTCAATAATAAAAGGTGACAGTAATTTTGAGTGTGGGACCCCTGAGTCTTTTAATGTAATGATAAAAGAACTGCGTTCTCTATGTTTAAATGTAGCTTTAAAGCAAAATGATGTAGTTATTGAAGACATATCTCATACTAATATTGCACAATCTTTCGATAAGATTAGTATATCGGTTGCTAGCCCTGAGAGCATTAAGTCTATGTCTTATGGTGAGATAAAAGATGTTTCAACTGCAAACTACCGAACATTTAAAGTTGAAAAAGGCGGACTGTTTTGTCCTAAGGTTTTTGGTCCCGTTAATGACGATGAATGTTTGTGCGGAAAATACAAAAAGAGAAGGCATAGAGGTCGTATATGTGAAAAGTGTGGAGTGGAAGTCACATCTTCTAAAGTGAGAAGAGAGAGGATGGGTCATATAGAGCTTGCATCTCCTGTTGCTCACATATGGTTTTTGAAGTCACTTCCTTCAAGAATTGGAGCATTGCTAGATATGTCTCTAAGAGACATTGAGAATATTTTATATAGTGATAATTATGTTGTAATAGATCCTCTTGTTTCCTCTTTTGAAAAAGGTGAGATTATTAGTGAAAAAGCGTACAATGAAGCTAAAGATACTTATGGGGCTGATAGTTTTGTTGCTATGCAAGGTGTTGAAGCTATAAGGGAATTACTAACACGTCTTGATTTACATGAAATCAGAAAAAATCTAAGACAGGAGTTAGAATCTGTTGCTTCCGAAATAAGAAGAAAAAAGATTATAAAGAGGTTGCGTATTATTGAAAACTTCATTAAATCAGGTAATAAACCTGAATGGATGATACTTACAACAATACCTATTCTACCACCTGATTTGCGTCCTTTAGTGTCTCTCGAAAGCGGCCGTCCTGCGGTTTCTGATTTGAATCATCATTATAGGACTATTATCAATAGAAATAATAGGTTGAGAAAACTATTAAGTTTAAACCCTCCTGAAATTATGATTCGTAATGAAAAAAGGATGTTACAAGAAGCAGTTGACTCTCTTTTTGATAATAGCCGTCGTAATGCTCTGGCAAATAAAACTGGTGCTGTCGGATATAAAAAATCTATTAGCGATATGCTAAAAGGTAAACAAGGCCGTTTTCGCCAAAATCTGTTAGGAAAAAGGGTAGACTACTCTGGCCGTTCTGTAATAGTTGTTGGCCCAACTTTAAAGTTAAATCAATGTGGGTTACCGAAAAGAATGGCTCTTGAATTATTCAAGCCTTTTGTTTACTCAAAACTTAAGATGTATGGTATGGCTCCAACTATTAAATTTGCTAGTAAGCTGATAAGAGCAGAGAAACCAGAAGTTTGGGATATGTTGGAAGAGGTAATAAAAGAGCACCCTGTTTTGCTAAATAGAGCACCTACTCTACATAGGCTTGGTATTCAGGCTTTTGAACCAATCCTAATCGAAGGCAAAGCAATACAACTTCATCCACTTGTCTGTACAGCGTTTAATGCTGACTTTGATGGTGACCAAATGGCGGTGCATGTACCGATTTCATTAGAAGCTCAGCTCGAAGCCAGGGTGTTGATGATGTCAACTAATAACGTTCTAAGTCCCTCAAATGGCAGACCAATCATAGTTCCTAGTAAGGATATAATACTTGGTATATATTACCTGACTTTACAAGATCAGATTGATAAGGAAGATAATTTGCCACTTTTAGGTACTTTTGGTGAAGTCGAACATTCCTTGAGCGATGGCACTTTACATATTCATTCTAGTATAAGGTATAGGATGAAGTATAGTGATGATGGCGAAACCCGCTATAAAACTGTCTGTACAACTCCCGGCCGCTTAATGTTGTGGCAAATCTTTCCTAAACATGAAAATCTGAGCTTTGATTTTGTAAATCAGGTATTAACAGTCAAGGAAGTAACCAATGTAGTTGATTTAGTATATCGTAACTGTGGGCAAAGTGCTACAGTGGAATTTTGTGATAAGCTAATGGTACTTGGCTTTGAGTATGCCACGTTTTCTGGTACTTCTTTTAGCCGTTGTGATCTGGTTATACCTGAAACTAAAGCTACACATGTTGATCATGCAAGAGGTGAAATCAAGAAGTTCTCTATGCAGTATCAAGATGGGCTGATCACTAGGAGTGAAAGATATAATAAAGTTATAGATGAGTGGTCTAAGTGTACGGATATGATAGCCAATGATATGTTAAAAGCAATATCTGTGTATACTAAAAATAGTAAGTATAATTCAGTGTATATGATGGTTAACTCTGGCGCAAGGGGTTCCACTTCACAAATGAAACAGCTAGCTGGAATGAGAGGGCTCATGACTAAGCCTTCTGGTGAGATTATAGAAACGCCTATAATTTCTAACTTCCGTGAGGGATTAAACGTATTTGAGTACTTCAATTCTACTCATGGTGCACGTAAAGGTCTTGCTGATATTGCGCTTAAAACTGCAAATTCTGGATATTTAACCCGTCGTTTAGTTGATGTGTCTCAAAATTGCATAGTCACAAAACATGACTGTAACACTAAAAATGGTCTTGTTGTGAGAGCCACAGTTGAAGGAGGTACCATAGTTGCATCTTTAGAGAGTGTTGTGCTAGGCAGAACAGCTGCAAATGACATATATAATCCAGTAACAAAAGTACTATTAGTAAAAGCTGGAGAATTAATTGATGAAAGTAAGGTAAAGCAAATTAATATCGCAGGCCTTGACGCTGTAAAGATTAGATCACCGTTAACCTGTGAAATAAGTCCAGGTGTATGTGCTCTATGTTATGGAAGAGATCTTGCAACCGGCAGAGTTGTTTCAATAGGTGAAGCAGTCGGTGTAGTAGCTGCTCAATCTGTTGGAGAACCGGGTACTCAGTTAACGATGCGTACTTTCCACATAGGCGGAGTAATGACTAGAGGCGTTGAATCCTCGAATGTTATAGCTTCTATTAATGCTAAAATAAAGTTAAATAACAGTAATATAATTATAGACAAAAACGGGGATAAAATTGTAATAAGTCGTTCTTGTGAAGTTGTATTGATTGATAGTCTTGGTAGTGAAAAATTGAGACATAGTATACCTTATGGTGCAAAGCTTTATGTAGATGAAGGCCAGTCAGTAAAAATTGGTGATAAAGTTGCAGAATGGGACCCTTATACATTGCCTATCATTACAGAGAAGACAGGTACAGTATCTTATCAAGATCTGAAAGATGGGGTATCAATTGCTGAGGTTATGGACGAATCTACAGGAATATCAAGCAAAGTAGTAAAAGACTGGAAATTGCACTCCGGTGGAGCTAATTTACGTCCTCGGATAGTGCTACTTGATGATAAGGGTGAAGTGATGACACTCGCAAGTGGTGTTGAGGCATGTTATTTTATACCAATTGGTGCGGTACTCAATGTACAAGATGGTCAGAAGGTTCATGCAGGTGACATCATTACAAGAACACCAAGGGAATCGGTCAAAACTCGTGATATTACTGGTGGTTTACCAAGAGTTATAGAGTTGTTTGAGGCGCGGCGTCCTAGAGAACATGCCATTGTTAGTGAAGTTGATGGTTACGTGTCATTTTCTGAGAAAGACAGGAGAGGAAAGCGTAGCATATTAGTTAAGCCTATTGCTGGAGAAGTCTCTCCAGTCGAATACTTGGTACCAAGAAGCAAGCATGTAATAGTCAATGAGGGTGATTTTGTGCGTAAGGGTGATCTGTTGATGGATGGTGACCCTGATCTTCATGATATTTTACGTGTACTTGGGCTAGAAGCTTTAGCACACTACATGATTTCTGAAATACAGCAAGTTTACAGGTTGCAGGGGGTGCGTATAGACAACAAGCATTTAGAGGTGATATTAAAACAAATGTTGCAAAAAGTAGAAATTACTGATCCTGGTGATACTATGTACTTGGTAGGGGAAAACATTGATAGGTTGGAAGTTGATAAAGAAAATGATGCTATGAATAATTCTGGCAAACGACCTGCTAAGTATCTTTCTATTTTGCAGGGAATCACAAGAGCGAGCCTTGAAACCAACTCCTTTATTTCTGCTGCTTCTTTCCAAGAGACAACAAAAGTGCTGACAGAAGCAGCATTCTGTGGAAAAGAAGATTCTTTGAGTGGGTTAAAAGAAAACGTTATAGTAGGAAGATTAATTCCTGCTGGTACAGGTTTGATTATGAGCAAGGTTAGAGCACTTTCACTTTGTAATAATATAGATAAATATGAAGAATATTTTGATATTGAAACTTATGACGAGAAACTGTTAAGGGATAATAGTTGTCACTTACATTCTGGTGAGAGAGAAAGTGTAGTAGTATCACATTATGATCAGCCAAGTTAG
- a CDS encoding transposase — translation MYSSDISDKEWKIIEPYCEPKKTGRPRKHNIRTIIDTIRYVMRTGCQWRQLPKDFPLWKTVYSCNSRLRKSGIWQKIHDFLVKKVREMIGKNETLSVGIIDSQSVKTTQKGDQEDTMLAKK, via the coding sequence ATGTACTCAAGCGATATAAGTGACAAAGAATGGAAGATAATAGAACCTTATTGTGAACCTAAAAAGACCGGCAGACCAAGAAAACATAATATTAGAACAATTATTGACACAATCCGCTATGTAATGAGAACAGGATGTCAATGGAGACAATTACCTAAAGATTTTCCTCTATGGAAAACTGTGTATAGCTGTAATTCACGTTTAAGAAAAAGTGGAATATGGCAAAAAATTCACGACTTTCTAGTGAAAAAAGTAAGAGAGATGATTGGTAAGAATGAAACTCTATCAGTAGGTATAATTGATAGCCAATCAGTAAAAACTACTCAAAAAGGGGATCAAGAGGATACGATGCTGGCAAAAAAATAA
- the rplL gene encoding 50S ribosomal protein L7/L12, with protein sequence MSNVTNDLVDKILSLNLLEAAELVKVLEEKIGLPAGSFVGGVVGAGVPTSDNTASPAVQEKTECKVVIKEIDASKKMEVIRTVRKVDSTLGLKEAKELVESLPKDLTANIPRDEAEKIKQQLIEAGATKVELE encoded by the coding sequence ATGAGTAATGTAACAAACGATTTGGTTGATAAAATATTATCTTTAAACTTATTAGAAGCTGCTGAACTTGTAAAAGTTCTAGAAGAGAAAATAGGATTACCTGCTGGTTCCTTTGTTGGTGGAGTTGTTGGTGCTGGTGTGCCTACTAGTGATAATACTGCAAGTCCGGCTGTTCAAGAAAAAACTGAATGCAAGGTTGTAATTAAAGAAATTGATGCAAGCAAAAAGATGGAAGTTATTAGAACAGTTAGGAAGGTTGATTCTACATTAGGTTTGAAAGAGGCAAAAGAGCTGGTTGAGTCCCTGCCTAAAGATTTAACTGCTAATATTCCCAGAGATGAAGCAGAAAAAATAAAGCAACAACTCATTGAAGCAGGAGCAACCAAAGTGGAACTCGAATAA